From a single Mesorhizobium shangrilense genomic region:
- a CDS encoding cytochrome c-type biogenesis protein produces the protein MNRATASTFSLASLVLLLTLLFSGVAQAVKPDEVLADPGLEARARALSEGLRCMVCQNQSIDESDADLARDLRVLVRQRIVAGDTDQQVMDYIVSRYGEFVLLKPRFEPRTALLWGAPIILLLAGGLFIALTARSRRSTGTKSLTTEEQAALDTILRRD, from the coding sequence ATGAACCGCGCCACCGCAAGCACGTTTTCGCTGGCGTCTCTGGTCCTGCTGCTGACGCTGTTGTTTTCCGGCGTGGCACAGGCCGTGAAGCCGGATGAGGTGCTGGCGGATCCTGGGTTGGAGGCCAGGGCGAGGGCGCTTTCGGAAGGCCTGCGCTGCATGGTCTGCCAGAACCAGTCGATCGACGAATCCGACGCCGACCTTGCCCGCGATCTGCGTGTTCTCGTCCGCCAGCGAATCGTTGCCGGCGACACCGACCAGCAGGTGATGGATTACATCGTCTCCCGCTACGGCGAATTCGTGTTGCTGAAGCCGCGCTTCGAGCCGCGCACCGCCCTTCTGTGGGGTGCTCCGATTATCCTTCTGCTGGCCGGAGGCCTTTTCATTGCGTTGACCGCCCGATCCCGTCGTTCGACAGGGACGAAGTCATTGACCACAGAAGAACAGGCGGCGCTCGACACTATTTTGCGTCGGGACTGA
- a CDS encoding heme lyase CcmF/NrfE family subunit, with protein MVETGHFALVLAFALALVQTVVPMFGARTNNQRMMAVGGPVAVTGFALTALSFVALATAYARSDFSVASVWENSHSLQPLIYKITGTWGNHEGSMLLWVLILTFFGALVAAFGTNLPATLRANVLAVQGAIGAAFFLFILATSNPFTRLNPAPIEGRDLNPILQDLGLAIHPPLLYLGYVGFSICFSFSVAALIEGRIDASWARWVRPWTLVAWMFLTGGIAMGSYWAYYELGWGGFWFWDPVENASFMPWLAGTALLHSAIVMEKRSALKIWTLLLAILTFSLSLLGTFLVRSGVLTSVHAFATDPTRGVFILGILTLFIGGSLALFAFRASRLTSGGLFHPISREGALVLNNLFLTTATATVLIGTLYPLAVEAFSSDKISVGAPFFNLTFGPLMVPLLVMVPFGPLLAWKRGDIFGVAQRLMAAFAAALLATLVTALFIDGSSVFAALGAGLAFWLVFGALTDLAIKSGIGNVGARVALRRFLGLPRSVFGTALAHLGLGLTTLGIVGTLCFGTEKILSMHPGETVELSGHTLRFVGLHPAQGPNFSEDRGRFEIIGVGGSAVGEISSAKRFYPVRQMTTTESGITTMGFSQLYISLGDEGNDGAVVVRIWWKPLVTLIWGGALVMMAGAAMSLMDRRLRVGAPARRKQARTAPSPSPS; from the coding sequence ATGGTTGAAACCGGACATTTCGCGCTGGTCCTGGCCTTTGCGCTGGCGCTTGTGCAGACCGTGGTGCCGATGTTTGGCGCGCGGACCAACAACCAGCGCATGATGGCCGTTGGCGGTCCGGTCGCGGTGACCGGGTTCGCCTTGACCGCGCTGTCTTTCGTCGCGCTGGCGACCGCCTATGCCCGCTCCGATTTCTCGGTGGCGAGCGTCTGGGAAAATTCGCATTCGCTGCAGCCGTTGATCTACAAGATCACCGGCACCTGGGGCAATCATGAAGGCTCGATGCTGCTTTGGGTGCTGATCCTGACCTTCTTCGGCGCGCTCGTCGCTGCTTTCGGCACCAATCTTCCAGCCACGCTTCGCGCCAATGTGCTGGCGGTGCAGGGTGCGATCGGCGCTGCCTTCTTCCTGTTTATCCTGGCGACATCCAATCCCTTCACCCGGTTGAACCCGGCGCCCATCGAGGGCCGCGACCTCAATCCCATCCTGCAGGATCTCGGCCTCGCCATTCATCCGCCGCTGCTCTATCTCGGCTATGTCGGCTTCTCGATCTGCTTTTCCTTCTCGGTGGCGGCACTCATCGAAGGTCGCATCGACGCCTCCTGGGCGCGCTGGGTCCGGCCATGGACATTGGTCGCCTGGATGTTCCTGACCGGCGGCATCGCCATGGGCTCCTACTGGGCCTATTACGAGCTTGGCTGGGGCGGCTTCTGGTTCTGGGATCCGGTCGAGAACGCCTCGTTCATGCCATGGCTGGCGGGCACGGCGCTGCTCCATTCGGCGATCGTCATGGAGAAACGCTCGGCCCTGAAGATTTGGACGCTGTTGCTGGCGATCCTCACCTTCTCCCTGTCGCTGCTCGGCACCTTCCTGGTGCGCTCCGGCGTGCTGACATCCGTCCATGCCTTCGCCACCGATCCGACGCGCGGCGTGTTCATCCTCGGCATATTGACGCTGTTCATCGGCGGGTCGCTGGCATTGTTTGCGTTTCGCGCCTCCCGCCTGACGTCCGGCGGCCTCTTTCATCCGATCTCACGCGAAGGCGCGCTGGTCCTCAACAATCTGTTCCTCACGACGGCCACGGCGACAGTGCTCATCGGCACGCTCTACCCGCTGGCCGTCGAAGCCTTCTCGTCCGACAAGATTTCGGTCGGCGCACCGTTCTTCAACCTGACGTTCGGGCCGCTGATGGTGCCCTTGCTGGTCATGGTGCCCTTCGGGCCGCTGCTTGCCTGGAAACGCGGCGACATTTTTGGCGTGGCCCAGCGCCTGATGGCGGCCTTCGCGGCCGCACTTCTGGCAACGCTGGTGACGGCGTTGTTCATCGATGGGTCGTCGGTGTTCGCGGCTCTTGGCGCCGGGCTGGCCTTCTGGCTGGTCTTTGGCGCTCTCACGGATCTCGCCATCAAGTCGGGGATCGGCAATGTCGGGGCGCGTGTCGCGCTCAGGCGCTTCCTTGGCTTGCCGCGCTCGGTCTTCGGCACGGCACTCGCTCATCTCGGCCTTGGACTGACCACGCTCGGCATTGTCGGCACGCTCTGCTTCGGCACCGAGAAGATCCTGTCCATGCATCCCGGTGAAACCGTGGAGCTGTCAGGCCATACGCTTCGCTTCGTCGGCCTTCATCCGGCCCAGGGCCCCAATTTCAGCGAGGATCGGGGCCGGTTCGAAATCATCGGTGTCGGTGGCAGCGCGGTTGGCGAAATCAGTTCGGCCAAACGCTTCTACCCGGTCCGCCAGATGACAACGACGGAATCGGGCATCACGACGATGGGCTTCAGCCAGCTTTACATTTCGCTCGGCGACGAGGGGAATGACGGCGCGGTCGTTGTCCGTATCTGGTGGAAGCCGCTGGTGACGCTGATCTGGGGCGGAGCATTGGTGATGATGGCGGGTGCCGCCATGTCGCTGATGGACCGTCGCCTGCGCGTCGGTGCGCCCGCCCGCCGCAAGCAGGCGCGTACCGCTCCCTCGCCGAGCCCGTCATGA
- the ccmE gene encoding cytochrome c maturation protein CcmE, which yields MTRKQKRLSVIAGGLAFLGAATGLTFYALGQKASYFYMPADLTTASLQPGQRIRLGGLVEKGTLQRGQGTTVAFSVTDKQKDVKVTYTGILPDLFREGQGVITEGSFGPDGVFVADSVLAKHDENYMPKEVADSLKAKGVWEESKSD from the coding sequence ATGACGCGCAAGCAGAAAAGATTGTCGGTGATCGCGGGCGGACTGGCCTTCCTGGGCGCTGCCACCGGGCTGACATTCTATGCGCTTGGCCAGAAGGCGTCCTATTTCTACATGCCCGCCGATCTGACCACCGCCAGCCTGCAACCCGGCCAGCGCATCAGGCTTGGTGGCCTCGTCGAGAAGGGGACGCTGCAGCGCGGGCAGGGCACGACGGTGGCCTTTTCGGTGACCGACAAGCAGAAAGATGTCAAAGTGACCTACACCGGCATTCTTCCCGACCTGTTCCGCGAAGGCCAAGGCGTGATCACCGAAGGCTCGTTCGGCCCGGACGGCGTGTTCGTCGCCGACAGCGTGCTGGCCAAACATGACGAAAACTACATGCCCAAGGAAGTGGCGGATAGCCTCAAGGCCAAGGGTGTGTGGGAGGAAAGCAAGAGTGATTAG
- the ccmI gene encoding c-type cytochrome biogenesis protein CcmI: MLFWVIAAVLTLGASLAVLLPLAGRSNGASSSSEHDLEVYRDQLAELDRDAARGLIQPTEAEEARAEIARRIIRLGGGDTAARPVAHRASKTTRLVAATAVLMVPVLSWGLYSKIGSPDLPSQPLSERLAKNPADSSVDELVARAEAHLAANPSDGRGWDVLAPIYLRLQRFPEAATAYRNAIRLDGDSAVRQTGLGEAIANAGGGIVSADAQDAFEAALKLDPANPKASFYLAMALAQEGRYGEATSAWQRMLAALPQDSPWRGAVEQALAESAKRSVASGQVEKGPTAGDVDASSSMSPQDREAMINTMVAGLDEKLRQNPRDPEGWMRLVRSYVVLGKADQARDALGRAIAVFGADSDEAKKFTAFAASLGLTATE; the protein is encoded by the coding sequence ATGCTGTTCTGGGTCATAGCCGCCGTCCTCACGCTGGGTGCAAGCCTGGCCGTGCTGCTGCCGCTGGCCGGCAGGTCGAATGGCGCGTCATCCAGCAGCGAGCATGATCTTGAAGTCTATCGCGACCAGCTGGCCGAACTTGATCGCGACGCGGCGCGTGGCCTGATCCAGCCGACGGAGGCCGAAGAGGCGCGCGCCGAAATCGCGCGCCGCATCATTCGCCTCGGCGGTGGTGACACAGCGGCAAGACCGGTCGCCCATCGGGCTTCAAAGACGACCCGACTTGTCGCCGCCACGGCGGTTCTGATGGTTCCGGTCCTCAGCTGGGGCCTGTATAGCAAGATCGGGTCACCCGACCTGCCGTCACAGCCGCTCAGTGAGCGGCTGGCCAAGAATCCCGCCGACAGTTCCGTCGACGAACTGGTGGCGCGCGCCGAGGCTCACCTTGCCGCCAATCCATCCGACGGCCGGGGCTGGGATGTACTGGCACCCATCTATCTGCGCCTGCAGCGCTTTCCCGAGGCGGCGACAGCCTACCGCAACGCCATCCGGCTCGATGGTGACAGCGCCGTTCGCCAGACAGGTCTGGGCGAGGCGATTGCCAATGCCGGGGGCGGTATTGTGTCGGCGGACGCCCAGGATGCTTTTGAGGCAGCCCTGAAGCTTGATCCGGCAAATCCCAAGGCATCCTTCTACCTTGCGATGGCGCTGGCCCAAGAGGGCCGCTACGGCGAGGCGACGTCCGCCTGGCAGCGCATGCTTGCCGCGTTGCCGCAGGACTCGCCCTGGCGCGGCGCCGTCGAGCAGGCGCTGGCCGAGTCGGCCAAGCGAAGTGTTGCGTCCGGGCAGGTCGAGAAAGGTCCGACAGCCGGGGATGTCGACGCCTCGTCGTCGATGTCGCCGCAAGACAGGGAGGCCATGATCAACACCATGGTCGCCGGGCTCGATGAAAAACTTCGGCAAAATCCGCGCGATCCGGAAGGATGGATGCGGCTGGTTCGTTCCTATGTCGTGCTTGGCAAGGCCGATCAGGCGCGTGACGCGCTGGGTCGCGCCATTGCCGTCTTTGGGGCCGATAGCGATGAAGCCAAGAAATTCACCGCCTTTGCCGCCTCGCTTGGCCTGACGGCGACGGAGTAG
- a CDS encoding ATP-binding protein has product MRFWPRSLAFRVIAFSTVWAILTLIVIFTLITTLYRQANERGFDSLLSAHLFNLIGSVGISDTGALTGAPDLGDLRFSEPNSGWYWSVEPASEGVHGDLHSSSMTRTIPSPSVAEVPFNSSFQRSYSTEGISGERLQVFESEFVLDTKNRAARFRVMGNQTELEQEIGSFQRRLLTYLSLFGVGMIAINAAAILLGLQPLRRVRNALAMVREGTAQRLDGRFPAEIEPLANETNALIENNKRIVERSRTQVGNLAHSLKTPLAVLINEGRALGGAKGQLIAEQATSMQKQVEHYLQRARVAAQRDSVVYRTPVTPLVQRMVRVLQKLNPQTSLSLSLPAAEIVFAGEREDLEELLGNLLENAMKWARSAVAVSVTPLATRDDVASLFEISIEDDGPGIPEDKARDVLKRGRRLDETKPGTGLGLSIVADLVNEYGGVLALERSGMGGLKVVVRLRSLQ; this is encoded by the coding sequence CTGCGTTTCTGGCCGCGCTCGCTGGCATTTCGGGTGATCGCCTTTTCCACGGTCTGGGCGATCCTCACCCTCATTGTCATCTTCACGCTCATCACAACGCTTTACCGTCAGGCGAACGAGCGGGGTTTCGACAGCCTGCTTTCGGCTCACCTCTTCAACCTGATCGGCTCGGTCGGCATTTCCGACACCGGTGCGCTGACCGGCGCGCCTGATCTTGGGGATCTTCGGTTCTCCGAACCGAATTCGGGCTGGTACTGGTCGGTTGAGCCCGCTTCGGAGGGCGTGCATGGCGACCTCCATTCTTCGTCGATGACCAGGACGATCCCTTCGCCGAGTGTGGCCGAGGTCCCGTTCAACTCAAGTTTCCAGCGCAGCTATTCGACCGAGGGAATAAGCGGCGAGAGATTGCAGGTGTTCGAGAGCGAATTCGTTCTGGATACGAAAAACCGGGCTGCCCGTTTCCGCGTCATGGGCAACCAGACCGAACTCGAACAGGAAATCGGCAGCTTCCAGCGTCGCCTGCTCACCTATCTCTCGCTGTTCGGTGTCGGCATGATCGCCATCAACGCGGCGGCCATCCTGCTTGGCCTGCAGCCTTTGCGCCGCGTCAGAAATGCGCTCGCCATGGTGCGCGAGGGAACCGCGCAGAGGCTGGACGGTCGGTTCCCGGCCGAGATCGAACCGCTTGCCAACGAAACCAATGCGCTTATCGAAAACAACAAGCGCATCGTCGAAAGATCGCGAACGCAGGTCGGCAATCTCGCGCATTCGTTGAAGACGCCGCTCGCGGTGCTCATCAACGAGGGGCGGGCGCTTGGTGGCGCCAAGGGTCAGCTTATCGCCGAGCAGGCCACATCGATGCAAAAGCAGGTCGAGCATTATCTGCAGAGGGCTCGCGTCGCGGCGCAGCGCGACAGCGTTGTCTACCGCACACCGGTGACGCCGCTGGTACAGCGCATGGTGCGCGTGCTGCAGAAGCTTAATCCGCAAACCAGCCTGTCGCTTTCGCTGCCCGCCGCCGAGATCGTCTTCGCCGGCGAACGAGAGGATCTGGAGGAATTGCTTGGCAATCTTCTTGAGAACGCTATGAAATGGGCACGAAGCGCGGTCGCGGTATCGGTGACGCCTCTTGCGACCAGGGATGATGTGGCCAGCCTGTTCGAAATCAGCATCGAGGACGATGGCCCGGGCATTCCAGAAGACAAGGCGCGCGACGTGCTGAAGCGAGGACGACGTCTCGACGAGACGAAGCCAGGCACTGGTTTGGGACTGTCCATTGTCGCGGACCTCGTCAACGAGTATGGAGGCGTCCTGGCTCTGGAGAGGTCCGGCATGGGCGGATTGAAGGTGGTGGTTCGATTGCGGAGCCTTCAGTGA
- a CDS encoding response regulator transcription factor, with protein sequence MRVLVVEDDKDLNRQIADALVDAGYVVDRAFDGEEGHFLGDTEPYDAVVLDIGLPQMDGISVVERWRRGGRKMPVLILTARDRWSDKVSGIDAGADDYVTKPFHIEEVLARVRALIRRAAGHASSELTCGPLRLDTKASKADVSGQPLKLTSHEFRLLAYLMHHMGEVVSRTELVEHLYDQDFDRDSNTIEVFVGRLRKKMGIDMIETVRGMGYRMREPEA encoded by the coding sequence ATGCGCGTACTCGTTGTCGAAGATGACAAGGATCTCAACCGGCAGATAGCCGATGCCTTGGTGGATGCCGGCTATGTGGTGGACCGGGCTTTCGATGGCGAGGAAGGTCATTTTCTCGGCGATACCGAACCCTATGATGCTGTCGTGCTTGATATCGGCCTGCCGCAGATGGATGGCATCAGCGTGGTCGAACGCTGGCGGCGCGGCGGCCGCAAGATGCCGGTTTTGATCCTGACGGCGCGCGACCGCTGGAGCGACAAGGTGTCGGGCATCGACGCCGGGGCCGATGACTATGTCACCAAGCCGTTCCACATCGAGGAGGTGCTGGCGCGCGTTCGGGCGCTCATCCGGCGTGCGGCCGGCCACGCGTCCTCCGAACTGACATGCGGGCCGTTGCGCCTCGACACCAAGGCCTCCAAGGCCGATGTCAGCGGTCAGCCGTTGAAGCTGACCTCGCACGAATTCCGTCTGCTTGCCTATCTGATGCACCACATGGGTGAGGTCGTCTCGCGCACGGAACTGGTAGAGCACCTTTATGATCAGGATTTTGACCGCGATTCCAATACCATAGAGGTCTTCGTCGGGCGACTTCGCAAGAAGATGGGCATCGACATGATCGAAACCGTTCGCGGGATGGGCTATCGTATGCGCGAGCCGGAGGCGTAA